A window of Nitrososphaerales archaeon contains these coding sequences:
- a CDS encoding P-II family nitrogen regulator, translating into MKRVEAIIATEKVSAVNDALKRAGVGGVTVLDGKGRGAGHREEVHGSRGTARFVPEFHSRTSIVTVVDDSKVDAVINAITSAASSGSPGDGKIFISAVDDAVDIGSKKRGKDAI; encoded by the coding sequence ATGAAAAGGGTTGAAGCTATAATTGCAACTGAGAAGGTTAGCGCGGTTAATGATGCCCTGAAGAGGGCTGGTGTTGGGGGTGTAACCGTGCTTGACGGCAAGGGTAGAGGTGCTGGGCATAGAGAAGAGGTTCATGGTTCTAGGGGAACAGCTCGTTTCGTTCCTGAGTTCCATTCCAGAACCAGCATAGTAACTGTAGTTGATGATTCTAAAGTTGATGCGGTTATAAATGCTATAACTAGCGCTGCCAGTTCAGGCAGTCCTGGTGATGGAAAGATATTCATTTCTGCAGTGGACGATGCAGTTGACATTGGAAGCAAGAAGAGAGGAAAGGACGCAATCTAA
- a CDS encoding VOC family protein codes for MFKRIGSVILLVSDMQRSIDFYQNVLELPIKNKSPEWVEFFKDGTTIALHPIKKKLQEQAKSKVGILIGFMIQDMDKMCDKLKTKNVKFIKEPRSEAFGKHAIVTDPDGYMISLAQLTSRTTEEIDLFGALGIE; via the coding sequence TTGTTCAAAAGAATAGGGTCTGTTATACTTCTAGTTTCAGATATGCAACGTTCTATTGACTTTTATCAAAACGTACTTGAATTGCCGATCAAAAACAAGTCGCCCGAATGGGTAGAGTTCTTCAAGGATGGTACAACGATCGCATTGCATCCTATAAAGAAAAAACTTCAAGAACAGGCAAAATCGAAAGTAGGTATATTGATTGGGTTTATGATACAGGACATGGATAAAATGTGTGATAAATTGAAAACAAAAAATGTAAAGTTCATCAAGGAACCAAGGAGTGAAGCCTTTGGAAAACATGCTATAGTAACAGATCCAGATGGCTATATGATATCACTTGCACAATTAACATCTAGAACTACTGAAGAAATAGACCTCTTTGGCGCCCTCGGTATAGAATGA
- a CDS encoding DUF87 domain-containing protein, with protein sequence MRIVSKEGNELVLLAIADEIIEKGDYLSIEDPKSKRNLVVQVYEEEYLNIPSLIQDIVKDEVVKASSKEGLHDPLNISNLSMMVRDARLFKCKIRAAIHKGKLCNNVSWLPSRVDSKIMKLKIPQLDGLLGRSGAFPIDIGETSDNDIFRIYAEDVDGKLNVITGKKESGKSHLAKTLVKKLVEHGAFVIIFDLNNEYSGLAWNRDGTPSTINEDVIMLEPGNGLMFTLDYAGKNAISNMLKHALDMPAASMREFFRIWDWLNARDSLRIERLSNAITTWDLNELVRDALISRLYSIQASRLFTDDYKKSCKFEDVIKQHKNGVALVIGMGKLTPVVRRMTVELVLSKIIELLERGTIPPIFLFAEEAHLYVRETYWEDIITRMRHFGVYTTFITNQPDAINEAIYRQVDNIFLFNFTNDLDLERISRVSNADTDTIKSIVRTLPQRYCLVIGKVVRDLPVVVKTAEAEVLTLGETKRFFKIKIPNR encoded by the coding sequence ATGAGAATAGTAAGCAAGGAAGGCAACGAACTAGTCCTACTGGCTATAGCAGATGAAATTATTGAGAAAGGAGATTATCTTTCCATAGAGGATCCCAAAAGTAAACGGAATCTTGTAGTTCAGGTGTATGAAGAAGAGTATCTCAATATACCTTCATTGATTCAGGACATTGTTAAGGATGAAGTTGTAAAGGCATCAAGCAAAGAGGGATTGCATGATCCTCTGAACATTAGTAATCTATCTATGATGGTTCGTGACGCGAGGTTATTTAAATGCAAAATTAGGGCTGCTATACACAAGGGAAAACTTTGTAACAATGTTTCGTGGCTTCCGTCAAGAGTTGATTCCAAAATAATGAAGTTGAAGATCCCGCAGTTAGATGGTTTATTGGGAAGAAGTGGTGCCTTCCCAATTGATATAGGTGAAACTAGTGACAATGATATATTTAGAATATATGCGGAAGATGTTGACGGGAAACTTAATGTAATAACAGGTAAGAAAGAATCTGGCAAATCACATCTAGCGAAGACACTTGTAAAGAAGTTGGTGGAGCATGGAGCTTTTGTGATAATATTTGATCTGAACAACGAATACAGTGGTCTAGCATGGAATCGGGACGGTACACCTAGCACAATCAATGAGGATGTAATTATGCTGGAACCTGGTAACGGTTTGATGTTTACCTTAGATTATGCTGGAAAGAACGCTATTTCAAATATGCTAAAGCATGCGTTGGACATGCCAGCTGCCTCTATGAGAGAATTCTTCAGGATATGGGACTGGCTCAATGCGAGAGACTCGCTGAGAATAGAACGGCTAAGCAATGCCATAACTACATGGGATCTGAACGAGCTTGTGAGGGATGCTCTAATTTCTCGGTTATATTCTATACAGGCTTCAAGACTTTTTACGGATGATTATAAAAAATCATGTAAATTTGAGGATGTAATAAAGCAACACAAGAACGGTGTAGCACTAGTAATTGGAATGGGTAAACTAACTCCAGTCGTAAGAAGGATGACAGTCGAACTTGTGCTAAGCAAAATCATAGAATTATTAGAACGTGGAACGATTCCTCCAATATTCCTCTTTGCCGAAGAAGCGCATCTCTACGTTCGTGAAACCTATTGGGAAGATATTATAACCAGAATGCGACATTTTGGTGTTTACACCACATTCATAACGAATCAACCTGATGCTATTAACGAAGCAATTTACAGGCAAGTGGACAACATATTTCTCTTTAACTTTACCAACGACTTGGATCTTGAAAGGATCTCGAGGGTGTCTAACGCAGATACAGATACCATAAAATCGATCGTTCGCACACTGCCGCAAAGATATTGTTTGGTCATAGGCAAGGTGGTTCGTGACCTCCCCGTTGTGGTAAAAACAGCTGAAGCTGAGGTATTAACACTTGGAGAGACCAAAAGGTTCTTCAAGATAAAAATACCCAATCGATAA